A genomic segment from Streptomyces sp. NBC_00237 encodes:
- a CDS encoding MFS transporter has protein sequence MIKGRLAQRMARVAGDNTSERVLIAASFVNRIGNGLFNAASALYFTLVVGLPAVQVGAALTVAGLIGLLAGIPGGHLADRRGPRTIMMLALLVQAVSMSALVFVESWGALTAIATVDQLAAAVGGAAWGALVVRVGTDRPAAFRAKLRTYVNLGVVMGTIGSGIAVTVNSRTAYTVLILGNAASFALCALLLFLLPNYKPLPKPQQQRRWIALRDRPFVVFTALYGAMGLQYTTVSLLLPIWIAQHTDAPPWTVATVFALNSGFCVLLQTRIGSRIETPRQGGRAFRTAGLLFLVSCPLMALAAYTPMWAAACLLVVAIFIHSLGEIWESSGGFALGFGLAPDHAQGQYQGLLGLGFSAGQALAPAVLTTVVLGLGTPGWLLLGAFFAVVGAAGPAIEQWGARTRPTDAASATQPRTEHDGAPA, from the coding sequence ATGATCAAGGGGCGACTGGCACAACGAATGGCCCGCGTCGCGGGGGACAACACGTCGGAACGCGTGCTGATCGCGGCGAGTTTCGTGAACCGGATCGGCAACGGGCTTTTCAATGCGGCGTCCGCGCTCTACTTCACACTGGTGGTGGGCCTGCCCGCCGTGCAGGTGGGGGCGGCCCTCACCGTCGCCGGGTTGATCGGCCTGCTCGCGGGGATACCGGGAGGTCACCTGGCCGACCGCCGTGGGCCGCGCACGATCATGATGCTGGCCTTGTTGGTTCAGGCGGTGTCGATGTCCGCGCTCGTGTTCGTGGAGAGCTGGGGCGCCCTCACCGCCATCGCCACAGTCGACCAGCTGGCAGCGGCTGTCGGAGGGGCGGCGTGGGGGGCGCTCGTCGTCCGGGTCGGCACGGACCGGCCTGCGGCTTTCCGGGCGAAGCTGCGCACTTACGTCAATTTGGGCGTTGTCATGGGGACCATTGGTTCCGGTATTGCGGTGACGGTGAATTCCCGCACCGCGTACACCGTGCTGATTCTCGGGAATGCCGCCAGCTTCGCGCTCTGTGCCCTGCTGCTCTTCCTGCTCCCGAATTACAAGCCGTTGCCGAAGCCGCAGCAGCAGCGTCGGTGGATCGCGCTCAGGGACCGGCCGTTCGTCGTCTTCACCGCCCTCTACGGCGCGATGGGGTTGCAATACACGACGGTGTCGCTGCTGTTGCCGATCTGGATCGCGCAGCACACGGACGCGCCACCCTGGACCGTGGCGACGGTCTTCGCCCTCAATTCGGGGTTCTGCGTCCTTCTCCAGACCAGGATCGGGTCCCGCATCGAGACGCCCCGGCAGGGCGGCAGGGCCTTCCGTACGGCTGGGCTGCTCTTCCTGGTCAGCTGCCCGTTGATGGCACTGGCCGCGTACACCCCGATGTGGGCGGCCGCGTGCCTGCTCGTCGTGGCGATCTTCATCCACAGCCTCGGCGAGATCTGGGAGTCCTCGGGCGGCTTCGCGCTCGGCTTCGGACTCGCCCCGGATCACGCCCAGGGCCAGTACCAGGGGCTGCTCGGCCTCGGCTTCAGCGCGGGACAGGCGTTGGCCCCTGCCGTGCTCACCACGGTCGTGCTCGGGCTCGGCACGCCGGGCTGGCTGCTCCTCGGCGCGTTCTTCGCCGTCGTGGGTGCCGCCGGTCCCGCGATCGAACAGTGGGGGGCGCGGACCCGGCCCACGGACGCGGCGTCGGCGACGCAGCCCCGTACCGAACACGACGGCGCACCCGCCTGA
- a CDS encoding deoxynucleoside kinase, with protein MSVICVGGMIGIGKTSVAELIAKELGSDVFYESVDDNPILPLFYTATPEEIQANRYPFLLQLYFLQTRFASIKQAYKESNNVLDRSIYEDWYFAKVNHDLGRISSLEMRVYEGLLDEMMREIEGLPYRKAPDLMVYLKADFETVLHRIGLRGRDFEQDEGLVEYYRTLWSGYDDWVHKHYSASDVLVIDMSCTDVVNDPQDAARVVQEVKDALAASASRT; from the coding sequence ATGTCAGTGATCTGCGTCGGAGGCATGATCGGAATCGGCAAGACGAGTGTTGCCGAACTGATCGCCAAGGAGCTGGGCAGCGACGTCTTCTACGAGAGCGTCGACGACAACCCGATCCTCCCGCTCTTCTACACGGCGACCCCCGAAGAGATTCAGGCCAACCGCTACCCCTTCCTCCTCCAGCTCTACTTCCTCCAGACCCGGTTCGCCTCGATCAAGCAGGCGTACAAGGAGAGCAACAACGTCCTCGACCGCTCCATCTACGAGGACTGGTACTTCGCCAAGGTCAACCACGACCTGGGCCGCATCAGCTCCCTCGAAATGCGGGTGTACGAGGGCCTGCTCGACGAGATGATGCGCGAGATCGAGGGACTGCCCTACCGCAAGGCCCCCGACCTCATGGTCTACCTCAAGGCGGACTTCGAGACGGTCCTGCACCGGATCGGCCTGCGCGGTCGCGATTTCGAACAGGACGAGGGCCTCGTCGAGTACTACCGGACGCTGTGGTCCGGCTACGACGACTGGGTGCACAAGCACTACTCGGCCAGCGACGTCCTCGTCATCGACATGAGCTGCACCGACGTCGTGAACGACCCCCAGGACGCGGCCCGCGTGGTCCAGGAGGTCAAGGACGCCCTGGCGGCGTCCGCCTCCCGCACGTGA
- a CDS encoding AAA domain-containing protein: MLIGVSNYDSDDYHDLPAVRADLHYMQAVLQSTEIGQYNDCDVVAEPTRAEMLHAIESFLEERQQSETALLYFSGHGEFCEADNQLYFLTRDSDRTDLPRTAVSAEFLERTLQSCRAASKIVLLDCCASGSVVQGWRAKGRDDSDSGEEERSTLLRPTGVYFITASDALQPASAMAPEGSTLGTSRFTGEIVEGLRNGWIKNNGWISPDDLFEYLTGRMVRKGLPKEQCPTKSTIRATHTLYFARSVARPVSLPAPPEGPAPPTAAFLKAQERATADTENTNDWQKLLRYYALCLSAQAAASMLPDRRNGRNSKYFLVDKGPESIQSGLGASLPAPEKLPGAHPRVDRASTGSSERAAEQHEYWYGYPAVTLPTRGKDARRTDVGIAPLLIQQMELAPDESGRPVLRPSGVPSLHTKLVTELLSEDEAAQLLARWQPTWQHGNDAQMLHAVRELLDALGLRELEPLDPSALRADSVNEALRPGAHNAAVILAPSSVERFATDGLVENLLAMSTRTDEIPGTALDALLNGPAPRPETDPVLVISAGPANESQEQVVVSAMTQPLTVATGPPGTGKSEVVTAVVATCVAAGESVLVASTNNEAVDVVAQRCDDIAPGLLMRTGNVDALVKEAEKLERLLSDPPPPTSRGSATVAGELRNLRARAAVLRDQAGRQIESEVRLASVLEQRAVLAEKVGLPLALLSQMWASDDQSALARWEARARTAAAATGWWGRWRRHRALKAFVSGASPEVAAQLPTWISERPVVSDLVNNLADATDRERQVRTLTPAQIAYDEEAIRQARTECSTTRATLSTELCAALSAEALSRGRSLLDQRLQTLRQHKGAQRSQLNLLRHLKGWAITTHAVRQLRPDAQLFDLVVIDEASQCSIASVLPLLFRARRALIIGDPMQLSHIPGISPEQERQARVRVGLSSAWLEDRRLAYHVHSSYHAAVQNGEAALLLDEHYRCHPEIADVVNGHCYSGALEIMTDIRGQVPAVDLMATGDTAPVLAWANVPFSESAQGPGGKSWHNPSEAAAVAGIVQELLQHLPRTATVGVVTPFRAQKDAVERMIASDRVRVGTVHAFQGGQRDVMVLSPVATANTPPRTAHWVASQVNLWNVAITRAKSQLITAGDHDYWQQQTGLPHLLSTRSVLWSRAQDADTHEVPVPQPGPWQDPSLRDLIDTVQQLLTARGVLGLERDVVVGGQRVDLMFTAPQGNTAVLVDAGPLPGRDPARHLRLMHERGRLLIGLPPGGPGPKAESIERVLRIPAWRILAGPNVLAPLFD, encoded by the coding sequence ATGCTGATCGGCGTCTCGAACTACGACAGCGACGACTATCACGACCTTCCGGCGGTGCGTGCCGATCTCCACTACATGCAGGCCGTCCTGCAGAGCACAGAGATCGGCCAGTACAACGACTGCGATGTGGTGGCCGAGCCGACGCGTGCCGAGATGCTGCATGCCATCGAGTCATTCTTGGAGGAGCGCCAGCAGAGCGAGACCGCGCTGCTGTACTTCAGCGGGCATGGGGAGTTCTGCGAGGCGGACAACCAGCTGTACTTCCTCACCCGTGACAGCGACCGTACCGACCTGCCGCGCACCGCGGTGTCGGCGGAGTTCCTCGAGCGAACTCTCCAGTCCTGCCGGGCTGCGTCCAAGATAGTGCTGCTCGACTGCTGTGCAAGCGGCTCGGTCGTCCAGGGCTGGCGTGCCAAGGGCAGAGACGATTCAGATTCAGGCGAAGAGGAACGCAGCACACTACTGCGACCCACCGGCGTCTACTTCATCACTGCCTCCGACGCTCTGCAGCCCGCCTCCGCCATGGCTCCCGAAGGATCGACGCTCGGCACTTCGCGATTCACCGGCGAAATCGTCGAGGGCCTGCGCAACGGGTGGATCAAGAACAACGGATGGATATCGCCGGATGATCTCTTCGAGTATCTGACAGGGCGGATGGTACGCAAAGGTCTACCGAAAGAACAATGCCCCACTAAATCCACGATCCGCGCTACCCACACGCTGTACTTCGCCAGGTCCGTCGCCCGCCCGGTCAGTCTCCCCGCTCCGCCCGAGGGGCCGGCGCCGCCGACAGCCGCATTTCTGAAGGCTCAGGAACGGGCCACAGCCGACACCGAGAACACTAACGACTGGCAGAAGCTGCTGCGCTATTACGCACTTTGCCTGAGCGCGCAGGCCGCAGCGAGCATGCTGCCCGATCGCCGGAACGGGCGTAACTCGAAGTACTTCCTGGTGGACAAGGGGCCCGAGTCCATCCAGTCAGGTCTGGGCGCGTCGCTGCCCGCCCCGGAGAAGCTGCCCGGTGCGCACCCGCGGGTCGACCGAGCCTCCACGGGCAGCTCGGAGCGAGCCGCAGAGCAACACGAGTACTGGTACGGATATCCGGCTGTCACCCTCCCCACCCGCGGCAAGGATGCCAGGCGCACGGATGTGGGCATCGCACCACTGCTCATCCAACAGATGGAGCTCGCTCCAGATGAGAGTGGACGGCCTGTACTCCGCCCGAGCGGGGTGCCGTCCCTGCACACCAAATTGGTGACTGAGCTTCTCTCCGAGGACGAGGCCGCCCAGTTACTCGCCCGTTGGCAGCCAACGTGGCAGCACGGCAATGACGCGCAGATGCTCCACGCCGTAAGGGAGTTGCTCGACGCGCTTGGATTGAGGGAACTCGAACCACTCGACCCCTCGGCTCTCCGCGCTGACTCCGTGAACGAGGCCCTTCGCCCCGGAGCCCACAATGCCGCGGTGATCTTGGCTCCGTCGAGCGTGGAGCGGTTCGCCACCGATGGCCTGGTAGAGAATCTCCTGGCAATGTCCACGCGTACGGACGAGATCCCCGGTACTGCTCTGGATGCTCTGCTGAACGGGCCCGCCCCTCGCCCAGAAACCGACCCGGTTCTTGTGATCTCCGCCGGGCCAGCCAACGAGAGCCAGGAACAGGTGGTCGTCTCGGCGATGACGCAACCTCTGACCGTGGCAACTGGCCCGCCCGGCACGGGAAAGAGCGAGGTCGTCACAGCTGTAGTGGCCACGTGCGTCGCGGCAGGCGAGTCGGTGCTCGTGGCGTCGACCAACAACGAGGCGGTCGATGTCGTTGCCCAGCGGTGTGACGACATCGCTCCCGGGCTGCTGATGCGTACCGGCAACGTCGATGCCTTGGTGAAGGAAGCCGAGAAGCTGGAGCGGCTGCTCTCAGATCCGCCTCCCCCGACCAGTCGCGGTTCCGCCACTGTGGCGGGTGAACTTCGCAACCTGCGCGCTCGGGCCGCCGTTCTACGTGACCAGGCAGGCAGGCAAATCGAGAGTGAAGTGCGGTTGGCCAGTGTGCTGGAGCAGCGTGCGGTACTCGCTGAAAAGGTCGGACTTCCGTTGGCTCTCCTGTCGCAGATGTGGGCATCCGACGACCAATCGGCGCTCGCCCGCTGGGAAGCTCGGGCTCGTACAGCGGCAGCAGCAACGGGCTGGTGGGGTCGTTGGCGGCGTCATCGAGCACTGAAGGCATTCGTCTCGGGGGCAAGTCCAGAAGTCGCCGCGCAGCTGCCGACATGGATCAGTGAACGGCCCGTCGTCTCAGACCTCGTCAACAACCTGGCAGACGCGACGGACCGGGAGCGGCAGGTACGTACACTCACACCTGCTCAAATCGCCTACGACGAAGAAGCCATACGTCAGGCGCGAACCGAATGCTCCACGACCCGCGCCACACTGTCGACAGAGCTGTGCGCGGCGTTGTCGGCGGAAGCCCTCAGCCGCGGGCGCTCCCTGCTCGACCAGCGACTTCAAACGCTACGGCAGCACAAGGGGGCCCAGCGCAGCCAGCTGAATCTGCTGCGCCACCTGAAAGGGTGGGCCATCACCACACACGCGGTGCGCCAACTGAGACCCGACGCGCAGCTCTTCGACCTGGTCGTCATCGACGAGGCCAGTCAGTGCTCCATCGCCTCGGTGCTGCCGCTACTCTTTCGAGCCCGGCGAGCTTTGATCATCGGTGATCCGATGCAACTGAGTCATATCCCTGGCATCTCACCGGAGCAGGAGCGCCAGGCTCGTGTGAGGGTGGGACTGAGCTCGGCCTGGCTGGAGGATCGCCGACTCGCCTACCACGTCCACTCCTCTTACCACGCCGCAGTGCAAAACGGCGAAGCCGCCCTCCTCCTCGACGAGCACTACCGCTGCCATCCGGAAATCGCCGACGTGGTCAACGGCCACTGCTACTCCGGTGCACTGGAGATCATGACGGACATACGTGGGCAGGTCCCCGCCGTCGACCTCATGGCTACCGGAGACACCGCTCCCGTACTGGCATGGGCCAACGTCCCTTTCAGCGAGTCGGCGCAGGGCCCTGGCGGAAAGTCGTGGCACAACCCGTCCGAGGCTGCCGCCGTTGCCGGCATCGTGCAGGAACTGCTGCAGCACCTGCCGAGAACCGCAACAGTAGGCGTGGTCACTCCTTTCCGCGCACAGAAGGACGCGGTGGAGCGCATGATCGCCAGCGACCGGGTGCGCGTGGGCACGGTACACGCCTTCCAGGGCGGCCAACGCGACGTCATGGTTCTCAGCCCGGTGGCGACTGCCAACACACCTCCCAGGACGGCTCATTGGGTGGCGAGCCAGGTCAACCTATGGAACGTTGCAATCACCCGCGCCAAATCCCAGTTGATCACTGCAGGCGACCATGACTACTGGCAGCAACAGACCGGTCTCCCGCACTTGCTGTCGACCCGCTCGGTCCTGTGGAGTCGAGCACAGGATGCCGACACACACGAGGTTCCGGTACCCCAGCCCGGCCCGTGGCAGGACCCTAGCCTCAGGGACCTCATCGACACCGTGCAGCAGCTCCTCACCGCGCGAGGCGTCCTAGGGCTGGAACGCGATGTCGTGGTCGGCGGGCAGCGGGTCGACCTGATGTTCACCGCACCCCAGGGCAACACCGCAGTACTGGTGGACGCCGGACCGCTACCCGGCCGTGACCCAGCACGGCACCTGCGCCTGATGCACGAGCGAGGCCGCCTACTCATCGGGCTGCCACCCGGCGGCCCGGGCCCAAAGGCCGAGAGCATCGAGCGAGTTCTCCGTATCCCCGCCTGGCGCATTCTCGCGGGTCCGAACGTACTGGCGCCACTGTTCGACTGA
- a CDS encoding DUF5988 family protein yields the protein MATSSVQLQGGPGGLSGSVELTDLEEVIFSTEKIKIRYGNGYEHFEPVRAPLHQVGSGAVSELMTFQWVGRTKIAE from the coding sequence ATGGCGACGAGCTCGGTGCAACTTCAAGGCGGCCCCGGTGGGTTGTCCGGATCGGTCGAGTTGACCGATCTGGAGGAAGTGATCTTCTCCACGGAGAAGATCAAGATCCGTTACGGCAACGGATACGAGCACTTCGAGCCCGTCCGTGCTCCGTTGCACCAGGTCGGCAGCGGAGCGGTATCCGAGCTCATGACCTTTCAGTGGGTCGGCCGCACCAAGATCGCCGAGTAG
- a CDS encoding HEPN domain-containing protein has protein sequence MGRDPLNLDAPAEWAGLWWLPEAPEYQVPGLLRYEPEGGLVLSLIGAFEDRVMTTHAPGVVMIHEGCRTWEVIHGAAEQREISLFGCLPSGGKRTLGARVKTPDKQTVVATTGLIGAHVSSEEEARFSKVEVSVENLGHWAASSVLEGSLGTPGGRLDGGGAISVKPVKVQSVEVDGTDFVLAHRHTLPFFDQRRGGTVGRVRDTAYVQITPRDTSSLSDAIGYARLIQDLISLATHRAAGMIWLRLKLATENSVSTSHGLRVERNVDVLYSPFVIGKHDAKAATHDRVFFTCEALPFEEIIPRWCDVHARLQSATNMVLGLRYAPARYVENNLLMAAGAAEVLHRGFDIDEPPIPSEDFKPMREAMLAQVPEEYRKRIRGSLRNDPTLRDRLYALAARPDQEALSTLVPDVDRWARRTTRARNDLAHEGRTPNHKLEELAAIVDVTTAVVLLNLLNELGLPAERQREIVRVHPQLRATARSAQDWLSTPEANS, from the coding sequence ATGGGCAGGGACCCGCTGAATCTCGACGCGCCCGCTGAGTGGGCTGGGCTGTGGTGGCTGCCGGAAGCACCTGAGTATCAGGTGCCGGGCCTACTCCGCTATGAGCCCGAGGGCGGCTTGGTGCTCTCTTTGATCGGCGCGTTCGAGGACCGAGTCATGACGACGCATGCTCCCGGCGTGGTGATGATCCATGAGGGCTGTCGGACGTGGGAGGTGATTCATGGTGCCGCAGAGCAGCGCGAGATCAGCCTCTTCGGTTGTCTTCCTAGCGGTGGCAAGCGGACCCTCGGTGCGCGCGTAAAGACCCCTGACAAGCAGACCGTCGTAGCAACGACGGGTCTCATCGGGGCGCACGTCAGTAGCGAGGAGGAGGCGAGGTTCTCCAAGGTGGAGGTGTCCGTGGAGAACCTCGGGCATTGGGCGGCATCGTCAGTCCTCGAGGGGTCCCTGGGCACGCCCGGCGGGCGCCTTGATGGGGGCGGCGCCATCTCCGTGAAGCCCGTGAAAGTGCAGTCGGTCGAAGTCGATGGCACTGACTTCGTGCTCGCGCACCGCCACACGCTTCCGTTCTTCGACCAGCGTCGAGGCGGAACCGTCGGTCGTGTGCGTGATACCGCGTACGTGCAGATCACCCCGCGCGATACTTCCTCATTGAGTGACGCGATTGGCTATGCCCGGTTGATACAAGACCTGATCTCCCTGGCCACCCACCGTGCTGCCGGCATGATCTGGCTACGTCTGAAACTGGCCACGGAGAACTCCGTGTCGACTTCTCACGGTCTGCGGGTGGAGCGGAATGTCGACGTGCTGTATTCACCCTTTGTGATCGGGAAGCACGACGCGAAGGCGGCCACTCATGATCGTGTGTTCTTCACGTGCGAGGCTCTCCCCTTCGAGGAGATCATCCCTCGCTGGTGCGATGTGCACGCGCGACTGCAGTCCGCGACGAACATGGTTCTGGGGCTTCGGTACGCACCGGCACGGTACGTCGAGAACAATCTTCTGATGGCGGCGGGAGCAGCTGAGGTACTGCACCGTGGCTTCGACATCGATGAACCGCCGATCCCGTCGGAGGATTTCAAACCGATGCGCGAGGCAATGCTGGCTCAGGTCCCCGAGGAGTACAGGAAGCGGATCCGGGGCTCCCTCCGCAATGACCCGACACTTCGGGACCGGTTGTACGCACTCGCGGCCCGGCCCGACCAGGAGGCACTGTCCACACTCGTACCTGACGTGGACCGTTGGGCCAGGCGCACGACTCGAGCGCGAAACGACTTGGCCCATGAAGGACGTACCCCCAACCACAAGCTCGAGGAACTGGCGGCCATTGTGGACGTGACCACTGCGGTGGTTCTGCTGAATCTGCTGAATGAACTTGGGCTACCAGCCGAACGTCAACGAGAAATCGTGCGCGTCCACCCGCAGTTGCGCGCTACGGCCAGGAGCGCGCAGGACTGGCTAAGCACGCCCGAAGCGAACTCCTAA